A window from Phycisphaeraceae bacterium encodes these proteins:
- a CDS encoding diadenylate cyclase: protein MLTVQSLDGAGYTRLRRMQDRIQQLFRGHDPLAVTVEMAVIFFGVYLMLRFIQGTRGAGVFKGLIVLVAGLFLALRFVGLFSDAFAQLRFLSEGLLGALALFLLVVFQPELRQGMVRLGQTTALGTDRRRDDQTVEAVAEAVEFLSRNSFGAVIAIERTVPLKGLAASGVVVDAAISARLLESIFWPSSPLHDLAVVIRGDRIAAASVQLPLAEETPGWRLGSRHRAALGATLETDALVIIVSEETGVIRMADNGRMSQEIRADDLLSALRQRLHAQLPAAPTSLVDRLRRLAGSPPRPPRGATSGVAESRVASSGDAAADSASAHADAVAPRG, encoded by the coding sequence ATGCTAACCGTCCAATCACTGGATGGCGCGGGCTATACTCGGCTCAGGCGCATGCAGGATCGCATTCAGCAGCTCTTCCGGGGCCATGACCCGCTCGCCGTCACGGTCGAGATGGCGGTCATTTTCTTCGGCGTCTATCTCATGCTGCGCTTCATCCAGGGGACCCGAGGCGCCGGTGTCTTCAAGGGTCTGATCGTGCTGGTCGCGGGCCTCTTCCTCGCGCTTCGATTCGTGGGGCTCTTCAGTGACGCCTTCGCGCAGCTTCGTTTTCTCAGCGAAGGATTGCTCGGGGCGCTGGCGCTGTTCCTGCTGGTCGTGTTCCAGCCTGAACTGCGTCAAGGCATGGTGCGCCTTGGACAGACGACCGCGCTGGGCACCGATCGCCGACGCGATGACCAGACCGTCGAAGCCGTGGCCGAGGCTGTCGAGTTCCTGAGCCGGAACTCCTTCGGCGCCGTCATTGCCATCGAGCGCACCGTTCCCCTCAAGGGCCTTGCCGCGTCCGGCGTGGTCGTCGATGCGGCGATCAGCGCGCGATTGCTCGAGTCGATCTTCTGGCCGAGCAGTCCCCTGCACGACCTGGCTGTCGTCATCCGAGGCGACAGGATCGCTGCCGCGAGCGTGCAACTTCCATTGGCCGAGGAGACTCCCGGCTGGAGGCTCGGTTCGCGTCACCGCGCCGCGCTCGGCGCGACGCTTGAAACCGATGCGCTCGTCATCATCGTGAGCGAGGAGACGGGGGTGATTCGCATGGCGGACAATGGACGCATGAGTCAGGAGATTCGCGCCGACGATCTCCTGAGCGCCCTTCGTCAGCGACTGCACGCCCAGTTGCCCGCCGCGCCGACTTCGCTGGTCGATCGCCTGCGCCGCTTGGCCGGCTCTCCACCACGCCCCCCGCGCGGAGCGACTTCCGGCGTGGCTGAATCGCGCGTCGCAAGCTCTGGTGACGCTGCCGCAGATAGCGCCAGCGCGCATGCCGACGCCGTCGCGCCACGAGGCTGA